From Methanocella paludicola SANAE, a single genomic window includes:
- a CDS encoding PT domain-containing protein: MVFSVIRKPLALLLVVVMVGAIMLMAVNGAIGQQGPGPVDYGGGYAVPGAPGISLGPGTNTVAMSVSIASQQDSQIYFQVNSFAVRDQQTQTFTVYDLSSAMPGIMDTGNNRVQIDIGKLQSSIQSTSQAAMDDLYSILRPSVNSLMVVADISQQGQQGSRATFQVERLTVIMPDGQTSEFDLSQPMSIVVDGAALRIFAVGFEQMYSLVNTYIVNIQNNYYTEINYNIVTGPVIVVTPPAVYPVLTPIRFPAAWPVFYPVPVPVPIPVVSVRPHPPSVTPTKQPTMGPTVSPTKGPTISPTARPTGMPTVSPRISPTIGPTKRPITSPRASLIATRRPVISPGATISPSLIPTRRPVGTFSPSLIATKKAAPSLIATKKATPTFQATKAPGGIATKRPISATYRPTTGPVTRPTIKATQAPVGGGAKRPIATMPVTPRKPTAGDERIRRSLQPPLSTIVPGTAASPSPSPTATIRPTKVI; encoded by the coding sequence TTGGTATTTTCGGTCATTAGAAAGCCCCTGGCATTGCTGTTAGTGGTGGTGATGGTGGGCGCCATTATGCTCATGGCGGTCAACGGCGCCATCGGACAGCAGGGGCCGGGGCCCGTGGATTACGGCGGAGGATACGCCGTCCCGGGAGCCCCCGGCATCAGCCTGGGGCCAGGTACGAACACGGTCGCTATGTCCGTCAGCATAGCGTCGCAGCAGGACAGCCAGATATATTTCCAGGTGAACAGCTTTGCGGTGAGGGACCAGCAGACACAGACTTTCACCGTATACGACCTGAGCAGCGCCATGCCGGGCATCATGGACACGGGTAATAACCGGGTACAGATCGACATCGGTAAGCTGCAGTCGTCCATACAGTCGACGAGCCAGGCGGCCATGGATGACCTCTACAGCATTCTGAGGCCTTCCGTCAACTCGCTGATGGTGGTCGCCGACATATCGCAGCAGGGCCAGCAGGGCTCCAGAGCGACGTTCCAGGTGGAGAGGCTCACGGTCATCATGCCCGACGGCCAGACGAGCGAGTTCGACCTGAGCCAGCCCATGTCCATCGTCGTGGACGGCGCTGCCCTCAGGATATTCGCCGTCGGATTCGAGCAGATGTACTCCCTGGTGAACACGTACATCGTGAACATCCAGAATAACTATTACACGGAGATCAACTATAACATCGTGACAGGCCCGGTCATCGTCGTCACGCCGCCGGCCGTTTACCCGGTGCTGACGCCTATCCGTTTCCCGGCCGCGTGGCCCGTCTTTTACCCGGTGCCCGTCCCGGTGCCGATACCCGTGGTGTCCGTGCGGCCGCATCCGCCTTCGGTGACGCCCACGAAGCAGCCGACAATGGGCCCCACGGTGAGCCCGACTAAGGGCCCGACCATAAGCCCTACGGCCAGGCCTACAGGCATGCCGACGGTGTCGCCGAGGATCTCGCCGACCATCGGGCCGACGAAGCGGCCCATCACGTCGCCCAGGGCATCGCTGATAGCGACGAGGAGGCCGGTCATATCGCCAGGTGCGACCATATCTCCGTCTCTCATCCCGACGAGGAGGCCGGTCGGCACGTTCTCGCCGTCCTTGATCGCGACGAAGAAAGCAGCGCCCTCTTTGATAGCGACAAAGAAGGCCACGCCGACTTTCCAGGCGACGAAAGCTCCGGGAGGCATAGCGACGAAGCGGCCCATATCGGCCACATACCGTCCTACGACGGGGCCCGTTACCAGGCCCACGATAAAGGCGACACAGGCGCCAGTAGGCGGAGGGGCTAAGCGCCCCATCGCCACTATGCCTGTGACGCCGAGAAAGCCTACGGCGGGAGACGAGAGGATCCGGCGCAGCCTGCAGCCGCCTCTGTCCACGATCGTACCCGGCACGGCGGCTTCTCCCTCGCCCAGCCCGACGGCGACCATAAGGCCGACGAAGGTCATTTAA
- the hisI gene encoding phosphoribosyl-AMP cyclohydrolase, whose translation MIKPDFKGGLLPVIVQDVKTREVLMFAYMNEEAFRLTMETGLAHYYSRSRQKLWKKGEESGHVQHVKEARIDCDEDCLLLLVEQDTAACHTGYVSCFYRDVDGRIVGKKVFEPGDVYHEGTHKT comes from the coding sequence ATGATCAAGCCGGACTTTAAGGGCGGGCTGCTACCCGTCATCGTGCAGGATGTGAAGACCAGAGAGGTGCTCATGTTCGCCTACATGAACGAGGAGGCGTTCCGCCTCACCATGGAGACGGGCCTGGCCCACTACTACAGCCGCAGCCGGCAGAAGCTCTGGAAGAAGGGCGAGGAATCGGGCCATGTACAGCACGTGAAAGAGGCTCGCATCGACTGCGACGAGGACTGTTTATTGTTATTGGTAGAGCAGGACACGGCGGCGTGCCACACGGGATACGTCTCGTGCTTCTACCGGGACGTGGACGGCCGCATCGTCGGTAAAAAGGTCTTCGAGCCCGGCGACGTATACCACGAAGGTACGCACAAAACATAA
- a CDS encoding PINc/VapC family ATPase produces the protein MKLVPDTSVIIDGRITRKVESGEFEHALIIVPEAVISELETQANQGKEIGFNGLEELRKLQTMAREGRISIEFSGSRPTLNQIRMAPGGEIDDMIRNIAVENDAALVTSDKVQAGVARAKGINIIYLKPDIDELGHFDLMDYFTEDTMSVHLKADVVPMAKRGTIGDMRLVKAGKETLSDKQLLHMAHEILERAKQDPNAFTEIEMNGATVVQLGNLRIAIATPPFSDGVEITAVRPVARLSIEDYKYSGTFKDRIIEKRRGILISGPPGAGKSTFAQACADFLFEHDFIVKTMESPRDLQLPEAITQYAPLNGSMENTADILLLVRPDYTIYDELRKTSDFEIFSDMRLSGVGMIGVVHATRAIDAIQRFIGRVELGVIPQVVDTVVFIDHGSIEKVYDIEFTVKVPAGMTESDLARPVINVKELESGRAEYEVYTFGEQVVVMPVGAEKPQKASRKADEKVVMKEVARFARGPVEVEMVGDNKAIVRVREKDIPAILGRGGKTIGQIERASGAHIDVRTLEEGRVEAAAPEEQGMTLPVGVQEVKKHVILDVGKKFAGQTVEILTGGDYIFTATVGRTGIIKIPRGSSFIDRILKAQMHGEEVRARLV, from the coding sequence ATGAAACTAGTCCCCGACACGAGCGTCATCATCGACGGCCGGATCACCAGAAAAGTGGAGTCCGGCGAGTTCGAGCATGCATTAATAATCGTACCTGAGGCCGTCATCTCCGAGCTGGAGACGCAGGCGAACCAGGGCAAGGAGATAGGCTTCAACGGCCTTGAAGAGCTGAGAAAGCTGCAGACCATGGCCCGGGAGGGGAGGATCAGCATCGAGTTCTCGGGCAGCCGGCCCACGCTGAACCAGATCCGGATGGCCCCGGGCGGCGAGATCGACGACATGATCCGGAACATCGCCGTGGAGAACGACGCGGCCCTGGTCACGAGCGACAAGGTGCAGGCGGGCGTGGCCCGCGCGAAGGGCATCAACATCATTTACCTGAAGCCCGACATCGATGAGCTCGGGCATTTCGACCTGATGGATTATTTCACGGAAGACACCATGTCCGTCCACCTGAAGGCCGACGTGGTGCCCATGGCCAAGCGCGGCACCATCGGCGACATGCGGCTCGTCAAGGCGGGCAAGGAAACGCTATCCGACAAGCAGCTTCTGCACATGGCCCACGAGATCCTGGAGCGGGCCAAGCAGGACCCGAACGCCTTCACCGAGATCGAGATGAACGGGGCCACCGTGGTACAATTAGGCAACCTGCGTATCGCCATCGCCACGCCTCCATTCTCTGACGGCGTGGAGATCACTGCCGTCAGGCCCGTGGCCCGCCTCAGCATCGAGGATTACAAGTACAGCGGCACCTTCAAGGACCGCATCATCGAGAAGCGCCGGGGCATTCTCATCTCGGGCCCTCCCGGAGCGGGTAAGTCCACGTTCGCGCAGGCCTGCGCCGACTTTTTGTTCGAGCACGACTTCATCGTGAAGACCATGGAGTCGCCTCGTGACCTTCAGCTGCCCGAGGCGATCACGCAGTACGCGCCTCTTAACGGCAGCATGGAGAATACGGCCGACATCCTGCTTTTGGTGAGGCCCGACTATACGATATACGACGAGCTGCGCAAGACGTCTGATTTCGAGATATTCTCGGATATGCGCCTTTCGGGCGTGGGCATGATCGGCGTGGTCCACGCTACCAGGGCCATCGATGCCATTCAGCGGTTCATCGGGCGCGTCGAATTAGGCGTCATTCCCCAGGTCGTGGACACGGTCGTCTTCATCGACCACGGCTCTATCGAGAAAGTCTACGATATCGAGTTCACGGTCAAGGTGCCCGCCGGCATGACCGAGTCCGACCTCGCCAGGCCGGTCATTAACGTAAAAGAGCTCGAATCTGGCAGGGCGGAATATGAAGTGTACACCTTCGGCGAGCAGGTGGTGGTCATGCCCGTAGGGGCGGAAAAACCACAAAAGGCCTCGCGGAAGGCCGACGAAAAGGTCGTCATGAAAGAGGTCGCCAGGTTCGCGAGGGGCCCCGTGGAGGTCGAAATGGTCGGGGACAACAAGGCGATCGTAAGGGTAAGGGAAAAGGACATTCCCGCCATTCTGGGAAGGGGCGGTAAGACCATCGGCCAGATCGAGCGGGCGTCCGGCGCGCACATCGACGTCCGGACTCTCGAAGAGGGCCGTGTGGAGGCGGCCGCTCCCGAAGAGCAGGGGATGACCCTGCCCGTGGGCGTGCAGGAGGTCAAAAAGCACGTCATCCTGGACGTGGGCAAGAAGTTCGCCGGGCAGACGGTCGAGATCCTCACCGGGGGCGATTATATTTTTACTGCGACCGTCGGGCGCACGGGCATTATCAAGATCCCCAGGGGATCCAGCTTCATCGACCGTATCCTGAAGGCGCAGATGCACGGCGAAGAGGTGCGCGCAAGGCTCGTTTAA
- a CDS encoding DUF378 domain-containing protein has product MNGRRDPLLIISAILLIIGGLNWLLVAFGINIVEAIFGAVATSILTKLIYILVGLAAIYMLYPLYQWLTAPAERPIIR; this is encoded by the coding sequence ATGAATGGTAGAAGAGATCCATTGCTGATAATATCGGCGATCCTATTGATCATCGGAGGACTGAACTGGTTACTGGTGGCATTCGGTATCAACATAGTCGAAGCGATCTTCGGCGCTGTCGCGACGAGCATTCTGACCAAGCTTATTTACATCCTGGTCGGGCTTGCGGCGATCTACATGCTCTACCCGCTCTACCAGTGGCTCACGGCGCCCGCAGAGAGGCCCATCATCCGGTAA
- a CDS encoding PAS domain S-box protein: MYDGGKKHGDIEGKPGETYEELARRCRDYAAELDRTKAMLRGEEARRSRAEQMAHIGSWCMDIKLDIMACSDEFYRILGYQPGESTITVEQFKKNVHHEDIQYVDEVFNRSIREKKPYEADFRILRKDGSACDVHAITEFEYGESGDVRFIYGTVQDITGRKRTDEALKYRSELEALITTLSTRFIKLAPEELDPALNDALRKIGEFAGVDRSYIHQTTKDGKMTGITHEWCREGVGPSMEFGKQLDIMETYPWVSGFLRKLEVLHVPSVEDLPPEAEVEKRLLSASRVLSLVAVPMVCNREFIGVLGFDSVRNRKAWTEDDIAILRIVGEIFANAIVRSETERALRDSEERFRATFEQAAVGIAHVSPGGRYLRVNRRYCNIVGYSHGELLSRNFQSITHPDDLEEDLGNLASLISGRIDTASMEKRYIRKDGSIIWVTLTTTAVRGPEGIPKYVISVIEDITARKRAEAEMQEARMRAELYVDLMGHDIGNMNQAIMGYLEMAQDTVKLKDDEREFIEKPLELVKGSSALIDNVKRLQRARSGEAPVQVVDIVPLIMSLAACYSNSSGKSAGLDFNTGAVYRVVANEFIKDLFSNIIENAVKYSRSDVRIGISPVERNGKPFYRVSVEDNGPGVPDEQKAGIFSELAGREKYARRRGLGLQIVKTLVKAYGGKVWVEDRVPGDHEQGARFVVMLPALDQVAAMNAGEK; this comes from the coding sequence ATGTATGACGGTGGCAAAAAACACGGGGATATTGAGGGGAAGCCCGGGGAAACTTACGAGGAGCTCGCCCGCCGCTGCCGGGACTATGCGGCGGAGCTTGACCGGACGAAGGCAATGCTGAGGGGCGAGGAGGCCCGCCGGTCCCGGGCAGAGCAGATGGCCCACATCGGAAGCTGGTGCATGGACATCAAGCTGGATATCATGGCGTGCTCCGACGAGTTTTACCGCATCTTAGGCTACCAGCCCGGCGAATCGACGATAACGGTCGAACAGTTCAAGAAGAACGTCCACCACGAGGATATCCAATACGTCGATGAGGTCTTTAACCGTTCCATCCGTGAAAAGAAGCCCTACGAGGCCGACTTCCGTATCCTCCGTAAGGACGGCTCCGCGTGCGACGTCCACGCCATTACGGAGTTCGAGTATGGTGAGAGCGGCGATGTGAGATTCATCTATGGTACGGTGCAGGACATTACCGGGCGCAAGCGCACCGACGAGGCCCTGAAGTACAGGTCCGAGCTCGAGGCGCTGATCACCACGCTGTCGACACGATTCATTAAACTGGCACCGGAAGAGCTTGACCCGGCGCTGAACGATGCGCTCAGGAAGATAGGCGAATTCGCCGGAGTCGACCGGAGCTACATCCACCAGACGACGAAGGACGGTAAGATGACCGGCATCACCCACGAGTGGTGCCGGGAGGGCGTCGGGCCCAGCATGGAGTTCGGTAAGCAGCTCGATATTATGGAAACCTATCCCTGGGTATCCGGGTTCTTGCGGAAGCTGGAGGTGCTGCATGTGCCGTCTGTTGAGGATCTTCCCCCCGAGGCGGAGGTGGAAAAGCGCTTATTATCGGCATCCCGGGTCCTGTCCCTGGTCGCCGTGCCCATGGTCTGTAACAGGGAGTTCATCGGGGTGCTGGGCTTCGACTCGGTCCGTAACAGGAAGGCCTGGACGGAGGACGATATCGCGATCCTGAGGATCGTTGGCGAGATCTTCGCGAACGCCATCGTGCGCAGCGAAACGGAGCGGGCGCTGCGCGATAGCGAGGAGCGTTTCCGGGCCACGTTCGAGCAGGCCGCCGTCGGCATCGCCCACGTCTCGCCTGGCGGGCGATACCTGAGGGTCAACCGGCGCTACTGTAATATCGTCGGCTATTCGCATGGCGAGCTCCTATCCCGCAACTTCCAGAGTATAACCCATCCGGACGACCTGGAGGAGGATCTGGGAAATCTGGCGAGCCTGATCTCGGGCCGGATCGATACGGCGTCCATGGAAAAGCGTTACATCCGCAAGGACGGCTCCATAATCTGGGTCACGCTGACCACGACCGCCGTAAGAGGGCCTGAAGGCATACCGAAGTACGTGATATCGGTCATCGAGGACATCACGGCCCGCAAGCGCGCCGAGGCCGAGATGCAGGAGGCCCGGATGAGGGCCGAGCTTTACGTTGACCTGATGGGCCACGATATCGGTAACATGAACCAGGCCATCATGGGCTACCTGGAGATGGCACAGGATACGGTGAAGCTCAAGGATGACGAGAGGGAGTTCATCGAGAAACCGCTTGAGCTGGTGAAGGGCAGCTCTGCTTTGATAGATAATGTGAAGCGTCTGCAAAGGGCCCGCTCCGGAGAGGCGCCCGTGCAGGTTGTGGATATCGTCCCGCTCATCATGTCGCTCGCTGCCTGCTACTCGAATTCGAGCGGCAAATCGGCCGGCCTGGATTTCAATACCGGGGCCGTTTACCGGGTCGTCGCGAACGAGTTCATCAAGGACCTGTTCAGTAATATCATCGAGAACGCCGTGAAATATTCGCGGTCCGACGTGCGTATCGGCATCTCCCCTGTGGAGCGGAACGGGAAGCCTTTCTACCGCGTCTCCGTGGAGGATAACGGCCCCGGCGTGCCCGACGAGCAGAAGGCGGGCATCTTTTCAGAGCTTGCGGGCCGGGAGAAGTACGCACGGCGGAGGGGTCTCGGGCTCCAGATCGTCAAGACGCTGGTCAAGGCTTATGGCGGTAAAGTGTGGGTGGAGGACCGTGTGCCGGGCGACCACGAGCAGGGCGCACGTTTCGTCGTCATGCTACCGGCACTTGATCAAGTAGCTGCCATGAACGCCGGTGAAAAATGA
- a CDS encoding alpha/beta hydrolase: MATIGTITRGIEPATRSFLEKINASKGPQIYEMSVEDARDTLSSVQAVEVSKMPVDVEETVLPVGPEGRVNVHIVRPKGSMETLPVVMYYHGGGWVLGDYNIFERLVGELANKANSAIVFVDYSRSPGAKYPVAIEEDYAALEYVAGHGKELNVDSSRLAIAGDSVGGNMTAVVSMMAKQRQGPKIGFQVLFYPVTDASFDNASYRQFATGYWLTREAMKWFWDNYLPDRPERNNPMASPLQAPVDQLKGLPPALVVTNEYDVLRDEGEAYAHKLMEAGVRTTGVRFLGAIHDMVMLNAIANTPAPGSAIDLASDMLRRSFAK, from the coding sequence ATGGCGACAATCGGCACGATAACCCGCGGCATTGAGCCTGCTACCCGGTCATTTCTCGAGAAGATCAACGCCTCTAAAGGCCCTCAGATATATGAGATGTCGGTGGAAGATGCACGTGATACGCTATCGAGCGTGCAGGCCGTCGAAGTTTCTAAAATGCCGGTCGATGTTGAAGAAACTGTTTTGCCTGTGGGGCCTGAGGGACGGGTCAACGTGCACATCGTGAGGCCGAAAGGGAGCATGGAAACCCTGCCCGTGGTCATGTACTATCATGGCGGCGGATGGGTGCTGGGCGATTACAATATTTTCGAGCGGCTTGTGGGCGAGCTGGCCAATAAGGCCAACTCGGCCATCGTCTTCGTCGATTACTCCCGGTCTCCCGGGGCAAAGTACCCCGTGGCCATCGAAGAAGACTACGCCGCGCTGGAGTATGTGGCCGGCCACGGCAAAGAGCTCAACGTCGACTCATCACGGCTCGCCATCGCGGGCGACAGCGTCGGAGGTAACATGACTGCCGTCGTATCGATGATGGCTAAGCAGAGGCAGGGCCCGAAGATCGGGTTCCAGGTGCTCTTCTACCCCGTAACGGACGCGAGCTTCGATAATGCCTCGTACAGGCAGTTCGCCACCGGGTACTGGCTGACGCGCGAGGCGATGAAGTGGTTCTGGGATAATTACCTGCCCGACAGGCCTGAGCGAAATAACCCGATGGCCTCGCCTTTGCAGGCACCCGTAGACCAGCTGAAAGGATTACCTCCGGCGCTGGTGGTCACCAACGAATATGACGTTTTACGGGATGAAGGCGAAGCGTATGCCCATAAGCTCATGGAGGCGGGAGTCAGGACGACGGGCGTGCGATTCCTGGGCGCGATCCACGACATGGTCATGCTCAACGCTATCGCTAATACGCCTGCCCCCGGGAGTGCTATCGACCTCGCAAGCGACATGTTGCGCCGATCGTTCGCGAAATGA
- a CDS encoding YkgJ family cysteine cluster protein, which yields MDELIIRNKYKVVNGKDFTCEACGACCSIYSLVDLHITDIFRMAEKLGITPKEFFEKYVTVIEKDGAHTFAMNIEGGCKFQKDKKCAIYEARSDFCAFYPNSHSCFDLSQTQKKEIKPKNPGCSAHKQPDNLILIPDLERMAESRIYYMVKEMYLAQHGGVYDEEGMKAAHKKGLAQAANARMREIVHMQIMSEIMQNIPVDDETGEPVLTRDEVKMIYKKMREKRS from the coding sequence ATGGACGAACTCATCATTCGCAACAAATACAAAGTCGTAAACGGAAAAGACTTCACGTGCGAAGCATGCGGCGCCTGCTGCAGTATATACTCGCTCGTCGACCTCCACATCACCGACATATTCAGGATGGCCGAAAAGCTCGGCATCACCCCAAAAGAGTTTTTTGAAAAATACGTCACCGTCATAGAGAAAGACGGCGCACACACGTTCGCCATGAACATCGAGGGCGGCTGCAAGTTCCAGAAAGACAAAAAATGCGCCATATACGAAGCCCGCTCCGACTTCTGCGCCTTCTACCCCAACAGCCACTCCTGCTTCGACCTCTCCCAGACCCAGAAAAAAGAGATAAAGCCCAAAAACCCCGGCTGCTCGGCCCACAAGCAGCCCGACAACCTCATCCTCATACCTGACCTCGAGCGCATGGCCGAAAGCCGCATCTACTACATGGTCAAGGAAATGTACCTCGCCCAGCACGGCGGTGTTTATGATGAAGAAGGCATGAAGGCCGCTCACAAGAAGGGGCTGGCGCAGGCCGCTAATGCGAGGATGCGCGAGATCGTCCACATGCAGATCATGAGCGAGATCATGCAGAACATACCGGTGGACGATGAGACCGGGGAGCCTGTGCTGACCAGAGACGAGGTCAAGATGATATACAAAAAGATGCGTGAGAAGCGCTCATAA
- a CDS encoding Ku protein, which produces MQAIWSGNLAFGTILIPVRMYAASEELRVPFHLVHAEDGGRVKYKKVCELDGKELHMSDIHKGYEIGDKMLQFTDEELDELRPVLSKSLKILGFCEQEEVPLLALEQPFYLGTESRKKGVAQPFALVKKAMEKSGKVAIVSWVTRASEQIGMMMPYEKGFLIKAILYQQQIRPFDRVEVQESEVSEDLIDKGIMLIERMTFKFDHAAYKESYSQALREIIEAKALGKEVKVEPVVKSAETRSLEAELERMLV; this is translated from the coding sequence ATGCAAGCCATCTGGTCCGGCAACTTAGCATTCGGCACAATACTCATACCCGTCCGCATGTATGCGGCAAGCGAAGAACTCAGAGTCCCCTTCCACTTAGTCCACGCGGAGGACGGCGGCCGAGTAAAGTACAAAAAGGTCTGCGAGCTTGACGGCAAAGAGCTCCATATGAGCGACATACACAAGGGCTACGAGATCGGCGATAAGATGCTCCAGTTCACCGATGAGGAGCTCGATGAATTGAGGCCTGTTCTCTCGAAGTCCCTCAAGATCCTTGGCTTCTGCGAGCAGGAGGAAGTGCCCCTCCTGGCGCTGGAGCAGCCATTCTACCTCGGCACCGAGTCCAGAAAGAAGGGCGTGGCGCAGCCCTTCGCCCTGGTGAAAAAGGCAATGGAAAAAAGCGGCAAAGTCGCCATCGTAAGCTGGGTCACCAGAGCCTCAGAGCAGATAGGCATGATGATGCCCTACGAAAAAGGATTCCTCATCAAAGCCATCCTCTACCAGCAACAGATACGGCCCTTCGACCGTGTCGAAGTCCAGGAATCCGAAGTAAGCGAAGACCTCATCGACAAGGGCATCATGCTCATCGAGCGCATGACCTTCAAATTCGACCACGCCGCCTACAAGGAGTCCTACTCGCAGGCCCTCAGGGAGATCATCGAGGCGAAGGCGCTGGGTAAAGAGGTCAAGGTCGAGCCCGTCGTGAAGTCGGCGGAGACGCGGTCGCTTGAGGCCGAGCTTGAAAGGATGCTCGTTTAA
- a CDS encoding ribbon-helix-helix protein, CopG family has translation MNAPIRVTISFDEKSYRNFEALRGEIDVSQSELIRRAINYYYENRSSLDSPPDERVSGYKDMLGNGEHIILDVDHWLLFLKTVESSSNQSEFWNTHRDIARSHAEQLAKKVTSPEALLKRLETCNLFKISRSDSAPNEYTLLTGSGTQRRFVREFLEETFAGMGFDANIKEDYSKLRVTLNGEKEIQ, from the coding sequence ATGAACGCTCCCATCCGGGTAACGATCTCTTTCGACGAGAAGTCTTACCGTAACTTCGAGGCTCTGAGGGGCGAGATAGACGTCTCCCAGAGCGAGCTGATCCGGCGCGCCATTAACTATTATTACGAGAACCGCTCTTCGCTGGATAGCCCGCCCGACGAGCGCGTCTCCGGGTATAAGGATATGCTCGGGAACGGGGAGCATATCATCCTGGACGTCGACCACTGGCTGCTATTCCTTAAGACTGTGGAGAGCTCTTCGAATCAGTCGGAGTTCTGGAACACGCACCGGGACATCGCCAGGTCCCACGCCGAGCAGCTCGCCAAAAAGGTCACGTCCCCGGAGGCGCTCCTGAAGCGGCTGGAGACGTGCAACCTGTTCAAGATCAGCCGCTCCGATAGCGCCCCGAACGAGTATACGCTTTTGACCGGCTCGGGCACCCAGCGGCGTTTCGTGCGCGAGTTCCTGGAAGAGACTTTCGCCGGAATGGGGTTCGATGCCAACATCAAGGAAGACTATTCTAAGCTACGCGTTACGCTGAACGGCGAGAAGGAAATTCAATAG
- a CDS encoding ammonium transporter: MPINAGDTAWIIAASALVMLMTPGVGFFYGGLVRRKNIISMIALSFIAFALVSVQWVLYGYSLAFGPDVGGLIGGLNNICLQGIGLEPTGSSTIPPMLFMLFQMTFATVTLAILTSVFAERVKLSSFIVFGLLWTTLVYDPIAHWVWGGGWLAQLGVLDFAGGIVVHISAGFSALAILLVIGKRIGFGRDLMEPSNIPVALIGMAMLWFGWFGFNGGSALAANGLAVNAIVVTNTAAAAGALVWMLLSWKDGRPASLGIVSGAISGLAAITPAAGYVDIFGALLIGIIAATVCYIALTFRIRNGWDESLDAWSIHGVGGLLGVFAAGVLATTAINGYSGLLAGNVHQLAIQVIAIVATVLYSLIVTFILAKGVDMIMGLRVKEEEEYVGLDISQHGERAYT; this comes from the coding sequence ATGCCCATAAATGCAGGCGATACCGCATGGATAATAGCCGCAAGTGCGCTCGTCATGCTCATGACCCCCGGCGTAGGGTTCTTTTACGGGGGGCTCGTCCGAAGGAAGAATATCATATCGATGATAGCGCTATCGTTCATCGCGTTCGCGCTCGTCAGCGTCCAGTGGGTGCTGTACGGGTACAGCCTGGCGTTCGGGCCCGACGTGGGCGGCCTCATCGGAGGCCTGAATAACATCTGCCTCCAGGGCATCGGCCTGGAGCCGACAGGCAGCTCTACGATACCGCCGATGCTCTTCATGCTCTTCCAGATGACGTTCGCTACGGTCACGCTCGCGATCCTGACCTCGGTGTTCGCGGAGAGGGTCAAGCTGTCCTCGTTCATCGTCTTCGGCCTCCTCTGGACGACGCTCGTCTACGACCCCATCGCCCACTGGGTGTGGGGCGGCGGCTGGCTGGCGCAGCTTGGGGTCCTTGACTTTGCCGGGGGCATCGTGGTCCACATCAGCGCCGGGTTCTCGGCGCTCGCGATACTCCTCGTCATCGGCAAGCGTATCGGCTTCGGCAGAGACCTCATGGAGCCGAGCAACATCCCCGTGGCCCTGATCGGCATGGCCATGCTCTGGTTCGGCTGGTTCGGGTTCAACGGCGGCAGCGCCCTGGCGGCAAACGGCCTGGCCGTCAACGCCATCGTGGTCACGAACACGGCCGCAGCGGCGGGCGCCCTGGTCTGGATGCTCCTGAGCTGGAAGGATGGGCGGCCGGCATCACTGGGCATTGTGAGCGGAGCCATCTCCGGCCTTGCGGCCATCACTCCCGCCGCGGGCTACGTGGACATCTTCGGAGCGCTTCTCATCGGGATCATTGCGGCCACTGTCTGCTATATTGCGCTCACGTTCCGCATACGGAACGGCTGGGACGAAAGCCTGGACGCCTGGTCAATACACGGCGTGGGCGGCCTTCTCGGCGTCTTCGCGGCCGGCGTTCTGGCGACCACGGCGATCAACGGCTACTCCGGGCTACTCGCGGGCAACGTGCACCAGCTCGCCATCCAGGTGATCGCCATCGTGGCGACGGTCCTGTATTCCCTGATAGTCACATTTATCCTCGCAAAGGGAGTAGATATGATCATGGGCCTGAGGGTCAAAGAGGAAGAGGAATATGTCGGGCTTGACATCTCCCAGCACGGGGAGAGGGCGTACACTTGA
- a CDS encoding P-II family nitrogen regulator — MKMVQAIIRPEKMEAVKKALEEKGFIAMTIIEVRGRGEQKGITLEFRGKKVDVDTIPKMKLEIVVKDEDVEIIIDTIRASARTGKVGDGKIFVLPVERMCKVRIDD, encoded by the coding sequence ATGAAGATGGTACAGGCGATCATCCGTCCGGAAAAGATGGAGGCGGTGAAAAAGGCCCTGGAGGAGAAGGGCTTCATCGCCATGACGATCATCGAGGTCCGGGGCCGGGGTGAGCAAAAGGGCATCACCCTGGAATTTAGGGGAAAAAAGGTCGATGTCGATACGATCCCGAAGATGAAGCTCGAGATCGTCGTGAAGGACGAGGACGTCGAGATCATCATTGATACCATCCGGGCCAGCGCCCGCACGGGCAAGGTCGGGGACGGCAAGATTTTCGTGCTGCCCGTGGAGAGGATGTGTAAAGTGCGCATCGACGATTAA